Within Myceligenerans xiligouense, the genomic segment CATCGTCGGGGAACGAGAGACAGGACCAGCCTAGGTCGGGCCGGCCGTGGGGGCCACGGTTCGCGGCCTGAGAGAGGCGGCACGCCCGGTGGCACCAGGACCGGCGGGAGCCCGGCCGGTTGCGAACGGGTAGGCCCCGGCACAGGCTGTTGGTAAGGATCACCAAGCAGAATGGAGAAGCGTCATGACGCAATCCATGCACTCGACGCGCACGCGGGCACCGTTCCAGTGGCTCGCCCTCGTGATCGGCGCGGTCTACCTCCTGGTGGGTGTCGCGGGATTCTTCGTCACGGGTTTCGCGGGCTTCGCCGAGCACGACGACGGCCGGACCCTGGTCGTCTTCGCGATCAACCCCCTGCACAACATCGTGCACCTCGTGATCGGTCTCCTGGGCGTCACGCTGTGGGTGACACCCGGTGGGGCACGGACCTACGGCTGGCTGCTCGCCGTGGGCTACGGTGCCGCATTCGTCTACGGCCTGGTCGCGGTGAACAACCCGGACATCAACCTTCTCAACATCAACGTCGCGGACAACTGGCTGCACATCATCAGCGCCGTGGCCGGTCTCGTGATCGCGCTGTGGCCCCGCCGGCGTCCCGGAACCAGCACGATGCCGGGGCAGGTGTAGCGCGGAACCCAGATCACCTCGTGGGGAGCAACCCACGCCGGTACGCCTCGCCGACCGCCGCCGCCCGGTCCCGCACGCCGAGCTTGTCGTAGACGTGCAGCAGGTGAGTCTTGATGCTCGCCTCACTGATGAACAGGCGCCGGGCCGCCTCCCGGTTGGAGGCGCCGTCGGCCACGAGGGCGAGCACCTCCAGCTCCCGCGCGGAGAGCACGGCGCCCGCCGGGCGGCGCACCTGCCCCATGAGCCGCCCGGCAGCCGAGGGCGCGAGCACCGCCTCACCGCGGTGGGCCGCGCGCACCGCGCGTGCCAGGTCCTCCGTCGAGGCGTCCTTGAGCAGGTAGCCGGTAGCACCCGCGGCGACCGCCGGGAGAACGTCCGACTCGCCGTCGAACGTGGTCAGCACCAGCACGTGGACGTCGGGCGCACGCTCTCGGAGTGCGGTGATCGCCTCGACGCCGCCCATCACGGGCATGCGCAGGTCCATGAGAACCACGTGCACGTCCCCCTGGCAGGCACGGGTCACGGCCTGCCGGCCGTCGGCCGCCTCACCCACCACGGTGATGCGCGGATCGTCGGCGAACGCCCCGCGCAGTCCGTTGCGGACGACGGGGTGGTCGTCGGCGATCAGGACGCGGATCGGCGCGCCCTCCGTCCCGCCGTCAGCCCTCATGCGAACCCACCGGGAGCCCGTTCGAACCCACCGGGACAGCGGCGCTGATCGCGGTTCCCTCGCCGGGCGCGCTCTCCACCGTCAGCTCGCCGCCCGCACCGGAGAGCCGGCGTCGCATGCCGGCGAGCCCGAAGCCGGTTCCGGCCTCGTCCGGTGCCGCGTCGTGGGAGAACCCCGACCCGTCGTCGCGCACGTCGAGCAGGACCGTGTCGCCCGTGTAGCTGAGGGTGACGCCGACGCGGCCCGCGCGGGCGTGCCGGGCGACGTTCGTCAAGGACTCCTGGGCCGTGCGGAACAGCGCGATCTCGGCGGCGGGCGGCAGCATCACCGGGGTCCCGGTGACATCGCACTCGGCCGGGATGTCGTTGTCGGCCGACCAGCGGCGGGTCAGCGCGGCCAGCGCCTCCGGCAAGCGGCTTTCCACCAGCTCGGCCGGGTGCAGGGCCTGGACGGATCGGCGGGCCTCGCCGAGCGACTCCCGGGCGAGGCCCAGGGCCCGGTCCACGTGGGGCCGGGCCCGCCGCGGGTCGTCCCAGACCCGCTGTGCGGCCTGCACCTGGGTGATGATGCCGGTCAGCCCCTGGGCCAAGGTGTCGTGGATCTCCCCGGCGAGGCGCCGGCGCTCGTCCGCGCCACCCGCGTGCCGCGCCTGCTCGATCAGCAGGACGTGGAGGCGCTCGTTCTCGGCAAGTGCCTCGGCGAGCCGTCGCACCGTGTCGACCTGACGGGCGTGGCGCTCGAGTTCCTTCACGGAGAAGACATATCCCCCGGTGATCGCCGCGGACTGGACCGCGACGACGGCGACGAACATGCCGACGGACCGCAGCGTCGGCTCCAGCGGGGAGAAGGCCAGGCTGTTGACGACGAGTGAGGTGGCGAGGACCGCGGACGCGGTGAACGGCCAGGGCCGCAGATGATAGCTGTGGAAGAACCCGGCGATGGCGAAGATCACGTAGAGGTCGTCGTACCGGATGAGCACGGCCGACAACGCCAGCAGGCCCGCGAGATGGACGGCGGCACCGACCACGGTCCGCCGGAGCGGGTCGACGCGGGTGTGCCCCAGGTAGACCCAGGCCACGACCACCGGCAACACGGCGAGGAGCCCGGCGGGGTGGCGCTCACCCGGGCCTCCGAGGGTCTGGCCGAGGACGAGGGGGACCGTGAGCAGGACCCACGGGAGAGCGACCAGAGCGGCCTCGAAACGCAAGGTCCAGTCGGGGCCCGTGAGGTCGGCGCGCCATTGGCGCGGCGACCAGCGCCGGGGCCGCGGCGGGTCCGTGGGCCGGGCCGGCACGGCGGCGACGGCCGGGGTCCCGGGTGCCGTCGTGTCGCTCACCGTCCCATCCTGCCCCGCGACCGCCCTGGTCCGCGCATGATCTCGGATCATCCGATCGGTTGATCCGGCCGCGCGCGAGGGCACTTGGGGCGGCCTCAGTGAACCCGCACGGCACCCGGCTGAACGGTGATGCCGACCCGGGTCGTCTCGCCGAGATCCTCGCCGTCGATCTCGAACACGCGCGGCTCCGTGAGCTCGACCTCCACGGCCCGGAAGCGGTAGTGGGCCGTGCTGTCGCTGCTCTCGGCCGCCTCGCCACCCGTGGCGAGACGCTTGATGCCGTTGTCCCAGACCACGTTCCGCAACGTGTCGACCCATCCGGCCACGTCGGCAGCGCTCAGGACGAGCAGATCGAGTTCACCATCGGCGGGGTCCGCGTCGGGCAGCAGGTCGATGCCGCCCTGGAGGGTCCCGCAGTTGCCGACCAGCAGCGTGTGCACGTGCTCACGGCTCGGTCGCGAGCCGTCGGCGGTGATCCGGACGTCGAGCGTGTCGCTGGCGGACACCGCACGGCCCATCGACTCGACGTAGGCCAGCCAGCCGACCCGGTCCTTGAGGTCGTCGTCGGTCTCGGTGATCATGTGCGCGTCGAGACCGAAGCCGGCCATGACGGCGAACGCGTGGCGTTCGGTCCTCCCGGCGAGGTCGATCTCGAGCCACCCCAGGTCGACGGCGCGCGGCTCGGAGGTCAGCACCCGGGCGAAAGCGGCCGGGAGATTCCCCAGGGGGACTCCGAGATTCCGGGCCAGGAGATTTCCCGTGCCGAGCGGCACGATCCCCAGCGCGGGCCGGGTCTCCGCTTCCGCGAGGTGCTCGGCGACCGCCCGGACCGTGCCGTCGCCGCCGGCGGCGACGATCACGTCGGCGCCCTCCTCGATCGCGCGCGCCGTGGCGCCCTGGCCGGGATCGTCCTCGGACGTCTCGCACCACAGGACCTGCGGGACCGACGACGCCGAGGAGCCGGCGTTCTCGAGGGCACGCTCGAGATCCTCCCGGGTCGTCTTGGCGGGGTTCCAGATGACGCCGACACGAGGTGCGGTCATGAGCGGTCTGCTTCCGTGGTCGGTGGGATGTGCCGCGCTGCGACGGTGCCCCTACTGCGGCGTCTCGTCCTTCTTCTTGCCGCTCGTCAGGCTGAGCGATCCGGCGTGGGCCTGCTCGTAGGCGAGGCCGCGCGTCTTGAGGAGGCTCGCCACGGTCACGACGACGAGCACGCCGAGCACGACGCCGAGGCTGAGCGATGTCGGGATCTCCGGGACCGACTCGTCGATGTCGACGTGGAGCCAGTGCAGGATCAGCTTGACGCCGATGAACGCGAGGATGATCGCGAGGCCGGCCGAGAGGTAGACGAGCCGGTCGAGCAGGCCCCTGACGAGGAAGAACAGCGCCCGCAGTCCCAGCAGGGCGAAGGCGTTGGCGGTGAAGACGATGTAGGCCTCCTCCGTCACGCCGAAGACGGCGGGGATCGAGTCGAGCGCGAAGAGCAGGTCGACGCTGCCGATCGCGATGAGCACGATGAACAGCGGGGTGACGACCCGGCGCCCGTTCTCCCTGGCGAGGAGCTTGCCCCCGATGTAGCCGTCACTGACGGGCAGGAACCGCCGCGCGCCGCGCACCATCAGGTTGCTCTCGATGTCCGGGTCCTCGTTGCGATGGCGGAACAGCTGCACGGCCGTGTAGATCAGCAGCAGGCCGAACAGGAGGAACGTGAACGAGAACAGGCTGATGAGGGACGCACCGAGGGCGATGAACACCGCCCGCATGAGGAGCGCGAGCACGATCCCGAAGATGAGGACCTTGTGCTGGTGCTTGTCCGGAACCGCGAACGTGCTCATGATGATCACGAACACGAACAGGTTGTCGACGGACAGGCTCTTCTCGATGATGTAGCCGGCGAAGTACTCGGTGCCCGCCGCGCTGCCGTACTGCAGTCCGAACCAGACGCCGAACCCGATCGCCACGGCGATGTAGAACACCGACCAGGCCGTGGCCTCCTTGAACCCGACGTGGTGAGGGCGAGCTGCCGCCAGGACCAGGTCCACGGCCAACAACAGGACGATGAGGCCGATGGTTCCGGCCCACGCCAAGGGGCTGATGTCGAGCACGCTTTCCTCCGTCGTCTTGCCCGGCACGAGAACTGCAGGACGAGGCTACCGAACCTTGGTGAGATCCCGTCGTTCAGCCCGGCGGTCCACGGCGCGCCTGGCCCAGGAGTCCGGGCTACTCTGCTGAGACGGACACCCCTCTGGAGAGCAGATGAGGCACGCACCCGACGGAGACCCGCTACGAGAGTTCCCGCCCGTGCTCCGCCAGACGGCCGAAGCCCTCATGTCGGTCTGCTCCGCGAGACCGTTCAGGGGCGGTGGCCGGCGATGACCTCCGAGGCCGCGGGCCGAACCGCCGGCGCATCGGCGATCGTCCTTCCCACGCTCGCCGCGGGGCAGTTCCTGATGACCCTCGACAGCTCGGTCATGAACGTCTCGATCGCCCAGGTCGCCGAGGACGTCGGCACCACCGTCACCGGCGTGCAGACGGCGATCACGCTCTACACGCTGGTGATGGCGACGATGATGATCACCGGCGGGAAGATCGGCACGATGATGGGCCGGCGCCGGGCGTTCGCCCTCGGGTGCGTGATCTACGGAGCAGGGTCGCTGACCACGGCGTTCGCACCCAACCTCGGCATCCTCATCCTGGGCTGGTCGGTGCTGGAAGGGCTCGGCGCGGCGCTCATCATGCCCGCGATCGTGGCTCTCGTCGCCGCGAACTTCGCTCCGGCCGAGCGTCCGCGTGCCTACGGGCTGGTGGCCTCGGCGGGGGCGATCGCCGTGGCGGCCGGCCCGTTGATCGGCGGCGCCGCCACCACCTACTGGACCTGGCGCGTGGTGTTCGCGGGCGAGGTGGTCGTCGTCCTCGCGATCCTCGTCCTGGCCCGCAAGATGCAGGACACCGCTCCCGCCAGACGCGCGCCGCTCGACGTCACCGGGGTCGTGCTCTCGTCCGCCGGTCTCGGGCTCGCCGTGTTCGGCGTGCTCCGATCCAGCGAGTGGGGCTGGATCCAGGCCAAGCCCGGCGCACCCACGATCGGGGGCGTCTCGGCGACGCTGTGGTTGATCGTCGTGGGCCTCCTGGTGCTCCGGGTGTTCTTCTGGTGGCAGAACCGCCGGGCAGAGCGCGGCAAGGAACCGCTCGTCGACGTCACGCTGCTGCGGAACAGCCGGCTCACGGGCGGGCTGGTGATGTTCCTGTTCCAGTTCCTCCTGCAGGCCGGCCTGTTCTTCACCATCCCCCTCTATCTGTCGGTGGCACTCGGGTTGAGCGCGTTCGAGACGGGTGTCCGACTGCTGCCGCTGTCGGTCGCGCTGCTGGTCGCGGCGGTGGCCATCCCGAAGCTCCGACCGAACGCCTCACCCCGGCGCGTGGTCGCCCTCGGCCTGGGCGCCCTCCTGGGCGGGATCGTCGCGCTGATCCTGGCACTCGACCTCGGGGCCGGTCCCGAGATCGTCACCGCTCCCCTGCTGCTCGCCGGACTCGGTGTCGGCGCGCTGTCCTCCCAGCTCGGAGCAGTCACGGTCTCGTCCGTCCCGGACCGGCTCAGCGGCGATGTCGGAGGGCTGCAGAACACTGCGACCAACCTCGGGGCGTCTCTCGGCACAGCCCTCGCGGGCTCGGCCCTGATCGGCGCTCTGACCACGAGCTTTCTGCTGGGCATCGAGGACAACCCCGCCGTGCCGGACGACATGGTGTCCACGGCGACGGTCCAGCTCGCCGGAGGTGTCCCATTCCTCTCCGACGTCCAGGTGCGTACCGGGTTGACGGAAGCAGGTCTGCCTGCCGCCCAGGTGGACGCCATCGTGGAGAGCAACGCAGCGGCGCGCGTCGACGGCCTCCGGACGAGCCTGGCCGTGCTGGCCGTCCTGGCGTCGGTCGCCATCTTCCTCACCCGGCTGCTGCCGACCCGACCCGCGGGCGACCGCGGGTGACCTGGTGATGCCAGGCACCGAGTGCACCGGCGGGGTGCCATAGAGCGCGCGGGGGCGACACGCCGTCGGGCATCGTGAAGAAGGGTGGCGCATCCCGGGCAATTGTTAAGAAAACGTGGAGTTAGCGGGTATTTCGCATTCCGCACAACCTTCTGGCCTGCAATCTCGTCGGGAGTGACGACAGCGTCACCACTCGACCCCGGAGGTTGTCTTGAAGAAGCGATTGTCATCCAGGAGCCGGCTGACCGCCGTCGGCCTGGCCGGTGTGATGACCCTCGGGTTGTCCGCGGCCCAGCTCACCGCCGGCACCGCGTCCGCCGAGGACGCCCCGGCCGAGGCCACCACGACGGTGACCGACCACGGCCTGCGGATCACCGGCCCCAAGACCGTGGACGCGTACGCCTACCCGGGTGAGAGCTTCGCGTTCCTCGACTCGGCGCGCTATCTCGCCGCCGCCGAGGTCGGCTACGAGTTCGCCACCACGCGCGACTCGTACGGCGCCACGCCCGTGATGACCATGACCACCATCGACGGGAAGAAGAGAGGGGAGACCGTCACCGTCCCCGCCGAACTGGTCGACGGGATGAACGGGCTCAAGGACGGCCTGCGGGTCAGGGTCGTCAACTCCCAGGGCAAGGTGATCTTCGACGAGAAGCGGACCCTGTGCCCCGCGGGCTACGACCCGCAGCGCATTGCGCCGAACGGCCCGTCCGAGGCGAGCTACCCCACCTTCTGCGGCGGCAACTGGTTCACGCGGTCCGTGGTGTTCGGGGTCGACCAGGGCTGGGCCTCGAACCTCGAGGCGTACGCCGACATCGAGGGCGTGAAGATCGGCCACAAGCTCACGATGACGACGGCGATCACCAGGCCCCTGGCCGCATTCCTCGGGATCTCCGAGGAGGAGCGGAAACTCAAGCAGAAGGTCACCGTGCGTAACGTGTGCAAGGAGTGGGGCTGCGACGACGCCGCGTTCCGGGGCGAGCCCATGGAGGGCTTCAGCGCCGAGGGCGCCGACGTCGGCCAGTTGATGCAGGACGTGTCGCCGGGGACGTCCGCGGCCGGCGGGATCGAGGACTCGGGCGTCGTGGAGCGCACGCCGAACCTGTACCTGGCCGACGAGATCAAGCGGGCCGACAACGC encodes:
- a CDS encoding DUF4383 domain-containing protein, whose amino-acid sequence is MTQSMHSTRTRAPFQWLALVIGAVYLLVGVAGFFVTGFAGFAEHDDGRTLVVFAINPLHNIVHLVIGLLGVTLWVTPGGARTYGWLLAVGYGAAFVYGLVAVNNPDINLLNINVADNWLHIISAVAGLVIALWPRRRPGTSTMPGQV
- a CDS encoding response regulator, encoding MRADGGTEGAPIRVLIADDHPVVRNGLRGAFADDPRITVVGEAADGRQAVTRACQGDVHVVLMDLRMPVMGGVEAITALRERAPDVHVLVLTTFDGESDVLPAVAAGATGYLLKDASTEDLARAVRAAHRGEAVLAPSAAGRLMGQVRRPAGAVLSARELEVLALVADGASNREAARRLFISEASIKTHLLHVYDKLGVRDRAAAVGEAYRRGLLPTR
- a CDS encoding sensor histidine kinase, producing the protein MSDTTAPGTPAVAAVPARPTDPPRPRRWSPRQWRADLTGPDWTLRFEAALVALPWVLLTVPLVLGQTLGGPGERHPAGLLAVLPVVVAWVYLGHTRVDPLRRTVVGAAVHLAGLLALSAVLIRYDDLYVIFAIAGFFHSYHLRPWPFTASAVLATSLVVNSLAFSPLEPTLRSVGMFVAVVAVQSAAITGGYVFSVKELERHARQVDTVRRLAEALAENERLHVLLIEQARHAGGADERRRLAGEIHDTLAQGLTGIITQVQAAQRVWDDPRRARPHVDRALGLARESLGEARRSVQALHPAELVESRLPEALAALTRRWSADNDIPAECDVTGTPVMLPPAAEIALFRTAQESLTNVARHARAGRVGVTLSYTGDTVLLDVRDDGSGFSHDAAPDEAGTGFGLAGMRRRLSGAGGELTVESAPGEGTAISAAVPVGSNGLPVGSHEG
- a CDS encoding diacylglycerol/lipid kinase family protein; the encoded protein is MTAPRVGVIWNPAKTTREDLERALENAGSSASSVPQVLWCETSEDDPGQGATARAIEEGADVIVAAGGDGTVRAVAEHLAEAETRPALGIVPLGTGNLLARNLGVPLGNLPAAFARVLTSEPRAVDLGWLEIDLAGRTERHAFAVMAGFGLDAHMITETDDDLKDRVGWLAYVESMGRAVSASDTLDVRITADGSRPSREHVHTLLVGNCGTLQGGIDLLPDADPADGELDLLVLSAADVAGWVDTLRNVVWDNGIKRLATGGEAAESSDSTAHYRFRAVEVELTEPRVFEIDGEDLGETTRVGITVQPGAVRVH
- a CDS encoding TerC/Alx family metal homeostasis membrane protein, whose protein sequence is MLDISPLAWAGTIGLIVLLLAVDLVLAAARPHHVGFKEATAWSVFYIAVAIGFGVWFGLQYGSAAGTEYFAGYIIEKSLSVDNLFVFVIIMSTFAVPDKHQHKVLIFGIVLALLMRAVFIALGASLISLFSFTFLLFGLLLIYTAVQLFRHRNEDPDIESNLMVRGARRFLPVSDGYIGGKLLARENGRRVVTPLFIVLIAIGSVDLLFALDSIPAVFGVTEEAYIVFTANAFALLGLRALFFLVRGLLDRLVYLSAGLAIILAFIGVKLILHWLHVDIDESVPEIPTSLSLGVVLGVLVVVTVASLLKTRGLAYEQAHAGSLSLTSGKKKDETPQ
- a CDS encoding MFS transporter → MTSEAAGRTAGASAIVLPTLAAGQFLMTLDSSVMNVSIAQVAEDVGTTVTGVQTAITLYTLVMATMMITGGKIGTMMGRRRAFALGCVIYGAGSLTTAFAPNLGILILGWSVLEGLGAALIMPAIVALVAANFAPAERPRAYGLVASAGAIAVAAGPLIGGAATTYWTWRVVFAGEVVVVLAILVLARKMQDTAPARRAPLDVTGVVLSSAGLGLAVFGVLRSSEWGWIQAKPGAPTIGGVSATLWLIVVGLLVLRVFFWWQNRRAERGKEPLVDVTLLRNSRLTGGLVMFLFQFLLQAGLFFTIPLYLSVALGLSAFETGVRLLPLSVALLVAAVAIPKLRPNASPRRVVALGLGALLGGIVALILALDLGAGPEIVTAPLLLAGLGVGALSSQLGAVTVSSVPDRLSGDVGGLQNTATNLGASLGTALAGSALIGALTTSFLLGIEDNPAVPDDMVSTATVQLAGGVPFLSDVQVRTGLTEAGLPAAQVDAIVESNAAARVDGLRTSLAVLAVLASVAIFLTRLLPTRPAGDRG
- a CDS encoding lysyl oxidase family protein, encoding MSSRSRLTAVGLAGVMTLGLSAAQLTAGTASAEDAPAEATTTVTDHGLRITGPKTVDAYAYPGESFAFLDSARYLAAAEVGYEFATTRDSYGATPVMTMTTIDGKKRGETVTVPAELVDGMNGLKDGLRVRVVNSQGKVIFDEKRTLCPAGYDPQRIAPNGPSEASYPTFCGGNWFTRSVVFGVDQGWASNLEAYADIEGVKIGHKLTMTTAITRPLAAFLGISEEERKLKQKVTVRNVCKEWGCDDAAFRGEPMEGFSAEGADVGQLMQDVSPGTSAAGGIEDSGVVERTPNLYLADEIKRADNATASTEPGTKGAAPKVADPVNDTLPDLVAEPAWSIGTERQGGKDRLTFNAHEWNAGPAPLVVEGFRRPKGRVMDAYQFFYEEGEQVGYAKTGTMKYHAAPGHWHWHFLDFAQYELVTTKGELVTTSGKQSWCLVPTDPVDMLAKNAAWRPELIGLDSACGGKNAKWLRESLPVGWGDTYSQYQTEAFDLTGVPNGTYKIRITVNPDGNLHEVTAENNVSLRKVVLGGKPGARTVKVPKIDGVDTESGDYMFATETALTAFGTASTSAHTHH